In Bradyrhizobium paxllaeri, the genomic stretch AATTGCAGGGCAGCGCCGCTTGAATCGGTGACCCTGCCGCCGGCGGCCACAACAACGGCATGGCCCGCGGCGATGTCCCATTCCGAGGTCGGCGCCAGCCGCGGATAGATATCGACGGAGCCTTCGGCCACCCGGCCGAGTTTCACCGCCGAGCCGAGTTCGCAGCGCACCGCGCCCGGCCTCGCCGCGATGAAGGCTTCGCTCCTGGCATCGCCATGCGAACGGCTGACCGCGACCGTCCAGGGCTGGCCGCGCGTCGGGCAGGGCCGGGTGCGTATCGGTTCGACCAGCGGCCTATCCCTGCCAGGCTCCTTGCCAAGCGTCAGCCGCTCGGCGCCGCGACCGACCACGCCGCGCCAGATCAGGCCGAGGGCGGGCGCGCTGATGATGCCGAGCAGCGGCGTCCCCTCCGACACCAGCGCCAGGTTGACGGTGAATTCGTTGCGCCCGGCGACGAATTCCTTGGTGCCGTCGAGCGGGTCGATCAGGAAGAAGCTTTCCCTGTAGGGCAGCGCGGCCGCCTGGGTGCGTTCTTCCGACAGCGCAGGTATTTTTGGCACCAGGCGGGCAAGGCCCTCGGCGATGATTCGGTCGGCCGCCAGGTCGGCCTCCGTTACCGGCGAGCCGTCGGTCTTGCCCTCGACCGTCATGGCGGAACGGTTGACGGCAAGGATAGCGTCGCCGGCGCGGATCACGATCTCGGTCAGCGGCTCGATCAGCCTTGCTGCGGCGTCACGATCGAGCGCGGGTGGACGTGTCTCATTCATGAGCGCGGCCCATTTGCTGTTCGTCCTGCCTTACCATTGCCGCCCCCTGCTGGCAGCACGGGGCTGCGCAGTGTATCACCGATAAGCACGCGTGATTCGTAACGGCCCGCCGGTAATTCACGACTCGGCGGCTTTCCAGGAACCCATGATGTCTGGCACTTCGTCTCCCGGTCCGGCTCCCGATACCCTCGAACTTGCGGCGCTGCTGTGTTCGCGCGTCTGTCACGATCTCATCAGCCCGGTTGGCGCGATCGTCAATGGGCTTGAGGTGCTTGACGATAATCCGAAGCCGGAAGACCGCGATTTCGCGCTCGATCTGATCCGCAAGAGCGCCAAGACCGCCTCCGCCCGGTTGCAGTTCTGCCGCCTGGCGTTCGGAGCCGCGGGATCGGCGGGCGCGCAGATCGATCTCGGCGATGCCCAGACCATGGCGCGCGGCCACATCGAGGACGGCAAGATTACCATCACCTGGAATCTGCCGCGGCTCCTGCTGCCGAAGAACCGCGTCAAGCTGTTGTTGAACATGCTGATCATCGCGCAGCAGACGATACCGCGCGGCGGCACGCTGACCATCGATCCGATCGGCGACGGCGAGACGATGGCTTTTCGCGTCACGTCTTCCGGCCTGAACGCCCGCGTGCCGCAGAACATCGCCGATCTCCTGAGCGCAAGTTCGACGGCGAGCGTCGACGCGCATGCAGTGCAACCCTACTATACGCGCCTCCTGGCGCAGGCCTGCGGGCTCAACGTGACGCTTGTGCCCGACGGCGAAAAGGTGGTTGTTACCGCTTCCTGAAGGCGCCAACGCGCAAACCCTGAACGCGCTAAAGCGCGTTTAAGGTTAACCAACGGTGAAAACAGACGGCAGATTTGATTTCTGCCGTCTTATCTCTTTGTTGATCCCGTTCTTTTCCTCTTGCTCAACCAATATTAAACGCTTTGCATAGAAGCTGGCCTCGTTCCGTAAGGCGCGTCGATGTCGCGTGCCGCTGCGTGCGAAGGCCAGTTTCATGGATGATTTGTTGCGGGAGTTCCTGACCGAAACCAGCGAGAGCCTGGATACGGTCGACAATCAGTTGGTGCGGTTCGAGCAGGACCCGAGCGACGCGAAGATCCTCGATAACATCTTCCGGCTGGTCCACACCATCAAGGGCACCTGCGGCTTCCTGGGGTTGCCGCGGCTGGAAGCGCTGGCCCATGCCGGCGAGACCCTGATGGGTAAATTCCGCGACGGCATGCCGGTCAAGGCCGAAGCCGTGACGCTGATCCTGTCCTCGATCGACCGCATCAAGGAAATCCTCGCCGGCCTGGAAGCCACCGAGACCGAGCCCGAAGGCACCGACGAAGACCTGATCGAGAAGCTGCATGCGATGGCCGAAGGCGGCCATCATGGGCACGCCGAGGCCACGGCGCCGCCGCCCGCACCCGCGCCCGTTCCCATCGCGCCGCCGGCCCCGCCCGCGATGACCCGGGGCACGCTGGTCGAGCAGGTGCTGGAACGCCCGTTGCGTCCGGGCGAAGTCTCGCTCGATGATCTCGAGCGCGCCTTCCGCGAGACCGAGACCGAAGTGGCAGCAGCGCCCGTCGCCAAGGCCGCGCCCGCGCCGGAGGCCAAGGAAACCGCCAAGGAAGCTGCGAAAGAAAAGGCAAAACCCGCCAAGCGCGCCGCCCCGGTCGAGACCGATGGCGAGGTCGCCGACAAGATCGCCAACCAGTCGATCCGCGTCAACGTCGACACCCTCGAACATTTGATGACCATGGTCTCCGAGCTGGTGTTGACCCGCAACCAGCTCCTGGAAATCTCCCGCCGCAACGAGGACACCGAGTTCAAGGTGCCGCTGCAGCGGCTCTCCAACGTCACCGCCGAGCTGCAGGAAGGCGTCATGAAGACGCGGATGCAGCCGATCGGCAATGCCTGGCAGAAGCTGCCGCGCATCGTCCGCGACCTCTCCGGCGAACTCGGCAAGCAGATCGAGCTGGAGATGCACGGCGCCGACACCGAGCTCGACCGCCAGGTGCTCGACCTGATCAAGGATCCGTTGACGCACATGGTGCGCAACTCCGCCGACCATGGTCTGGAGACCCCGGCCGAGCGCGTCGCCTCTGGCAAGGGCGAGCAGGGCACCATCCGCCTCTCCGCCTATCACGAGGGCGGCCACATCATCATCTGCATTGCGGACAATGGCAGGGGTCTCAACACCGAGCGGATCAAGGCGAAGGCGCTGCAGAACGGTCTCGTCACCGAGACCGAACTGGAGAAGATGACCGAAGCCCAGATCCACAAGTTCATCTTCGCGCCGGGCTTCTCGACCGCGGCCACCGTCACCTCGGTCTCGGGCCGCGGCGTCGGCATGGACGTGGTGCGCACCAATATCGACCAGATCGGCGGCACCATCGACATCAAGAGCGTGGCGGGTGAGGGCTCGTCCGTCACCATCAAGATCCCGCTGACCTTGGCGATCGTCTCGGCCCTGATCGTCGAAGCCGGCGGCGACCGCTTCGCGATTCCGCAATTGTCCGTGGTCGAGCTGGTCCGGGCGCGGGCCAACTCCGAGCACCGCATCGAGCGCATCAAGGACACCGCGGTGCTTCGGCTGCGCAACAAGCTGTTGCCGCTGATGCACCTGAAGAAGCTCCTCAAGATCGACGACGGCTCTTCCACCGACCCCGAGAATGGCTTCATCGTGGTCACTCAAGTGGGCAGCCAGACCTTCGGCATCGTGGTCGACGGCGTGTTCCACACCGAAGAAATCGTGGTCAAGCCGATGTCCACAAAACTGCGGCACATCGACATGTTCTCCGGCAACACCATCCTGGGCGATGGCGCCGTGATCATGATCATCGACCCCAACGGCATTGCCAAGGCGCTCGGTGCCTCCGGCGCCTCGGCCCATGAGATGGCCGATGACGCCTCCGCCGCGCATGCGATCGGCGGCGAACAGCTCACCTCGCTGCTGGTGTTCCGCGCCGGCTCCTCGCAGCCCAAGGCGGTGCCGCTCGGCCTCGTCACCCGGCTGGAGGAGATCGCCACCGACAAGATCGAGCTCTCCAACGGCCGCCACATGGTGCAGTACCGCGAGCAACTGATGCCCCTGGTGCAGATGAACGGGGTCAGCGTCCAGACCACGGGCTCGCAGCCGATCCTGGTGTTCGCCGACGACGGCCGCTCGATGGGGCTCGTGGTCGACGAGATCATCGACATCGTCGAGGAGCGGCTGCACATCGAGGTCGCCGGCCAGGCCGACGGCATCCTCGGCTCCGCCGTGATCAAGGGCCAGGCCACTGAAGTGATCGACGTCGGCCATTTCCTGCCGATGGC encodes the following:
- the cysQ gene encoding 3'(2'),5'-bisphosphate nucleotidase CysQ, translating into MNETRPPALDRDAAARLIEPLTEIVIRAGDAILAVNRSAMTVEGKTDGSPVTEADLAADRIIAEGLARLVPKIPALSEERTQAAALPYRESFFLIDPLDGTKEFVAGRNEFTVNLALVSEGTPLLGIISAPALGLIWRGVVGRGAERLTLGKEPGRDRPLVEPIRTRPCPTRGQPWTVAVSRSHGDARSEAFIAARPGAVRCELGSAVKLGRVAEGSVDIYPRLAPTSEWDIAAGHAVVVAAGGRVTDSSGAALQFGTGRNGFIVPEFIAWGDPNAATNAS
- the chpT gene encoding histidine phosphotransferase ChpT; this translates as MSGTSSPGPAPDTLELAALLCSRVCHDLISPVGAIVNGLEVLDDNPKPEDRDFALDLIRKSAKTASARLQFCRLAFGAAGSAGAQIDLGDAQTMARGHIEDGKITITWNLPRLLLPKNRVKLLLNMLIIAQQTIPRGGTLTIDPIGDGETMAFRVTSSGLNARVPQNIADLLSASSTASVDAHAVQPYYTRLLAQACGLNVTLVPDGEKVVVTAS
- a CDS encoding hybrid sensor histidine kinase/response regulator gives rise to the protein MDDLLREFLTETSESLDTVDNQLVRFEQDPSDAKILDNIFRLVHTIKGTCGFLGLPRLEALAHAGETLMGKFRDGMPVKAEAVTLILSSIDRIKEILAGLEATETEPEGTDEDLIEKLHAMAEGGHHGHAEATAPPPAPAPVPIAPPAPPAMTRGTLVEQVLERPLRPGEVSLDDLERAFRETETEVAAAPVAKAAPAPEAKETAKEAAKEKAKPAKRAAPVETDGEVADKIANQSIRVNVDTLEHLMTMVSELVLTRNQLLEISRRNEDTEFKVPLQRLSNVTAELQEGVMKTRMQPIGNAWQKLPRIVRDLSGELGKQIELEMHGADTELDRQVLDLIKDPLTHMVRNSADHGLETPAERVASGKGEQGTIRLSAYHEGGHIIICIADNGRGLNTERIKAKALQNGLVTETELEKMTEAQIHKFIFAPGFSTAATVTSVSGRGVGMDVVRTNIDQIGGTIDIKSVAGEGSSVTIKIPLTLAIVSALIVEAGGDRFAIPQLSVVELVRARANSEHRIERIKDTAVLRLRNKLLPLMHLKKLLKIDDGSSTDPENGFIVVTQVGSQTFGIVVDGVFHTEEIVVKPMSTKLRHIDMFSGNTILGDGAVIMIIDPNGIAKALGASGASAHEMADDASAAHAIGGEQLTSLLVFRAGSSQPKAVPLGLVTRLEEIATDKIELSNGRHMVQYREQLMPLVQMNGVSVQTTGSQPILVFADDGRSMGLVVDEIIDIVEERLHIEVAGQADGILGSAVIKGQATEVIDVGHFLPMAFADWFARKEMRASSTAQSVLLVDDSAFFRNMLAPVLKAAGYKVRTAVNAQEGLAALRSNQTFDVVLTDIEMPDMNGFEFAETIRADHNLGQLPIIALSSLVSPAAIERGRQAGFHDYVAKFDRPGLIAALKEQTAEDRRAA